In Gimesia benthica, a single window of DNA contains:
- a CDS encoding ester cyclase gives MTQYTDAEKQLIDVWDAHTAAEFEHKDADAAIATMTDHPILIHVPVNTGATGKEALRKFYAEIFIPQAPPDISLQLLTRSVGQNRIIDEFILRFTHTLRMDWFAPGIEPTGRQLAVPHVGIVAFEDGKISSEHIYWDQATVLMQLGLLDEALPVLSRTQCDRLLDDNAPVNQLIDRCMP, from the coding sequence ATGACTCAATATACTGACGCAGAGAAACAACTGATCGATGTCTGGGATGCTCATACGGCGGCAGAGTTTGAACACAAAGACGCCGATGCGGCCATCGCGACCATGACGGATCACCCTATCTTGATTCATGTTCCTGTGAATACAGGTGCAACCGGGAAAGAGGCTTTGCGAAAATTTTACGCTGAGATCTTTATTCCTCAGGCCCCACCTGACATCAGCCTGCAGTTGCTCACCCGCAGCGTAGGACAAAACCGTATCATAGATGAGTTCATTCTGCGTTTCACACACACCCTGCGTATGGACTGGTTTGCTCCCGGAATTGAGCCGACCGGTCGTCAGCTGGCTGTGCCTCATGTCGGCATCGTTGCCTTTGAGGATGGAAAAATCAGCTCTGAGCACATTTACTGGGACCAGGCCACGGTGCTGATGCAACTGGGACTTCTGGACGAAGCGTTACCCGTGCTTTCCCGCACTCAGTGCGATCGCCTATTAGATGACAATGCCCCCGTCAACCAGTTGATTGATCGGTGTATGCCGTAA
- a CDS encoding tripartite tricarboxylate transporter substrate-binding protein: protein MDAIQNTIVQLSSPLSLTLIVVGTSLGIFVGAIPGLTGAMLIALTLPLTFTLDPQLAMTLLVSMYVGSISGGLITGTLLRMPGTPASVMTTLDGYPMSQQGQPGRALGLGIYASLVGGVISCAFLVSLSAPIARWSTQLGPFEYFSLVLMALVLIATIDGASLTRSLLSGTLGILAAMPGISAATGEVRLTFGFTPLNAGFKLLPVLIGLFAINQVLRDIANIDQKVPRVSVTHRGLWLTFADWKNQWLNMMRSSLIGTFIGILPGIGANIGSIAAYSAARNSSKTPEQFGSGSAEGIIASEAANNATVGGALIPLVAMGIPGSVIDAILLGALVLHGLQPGPRLFSDHPELVHTIMGTYFLANLVMFAVMIASVGFLAKLVRFPRPYLLPIILTFCIAGAFALSNRMFDVWVMLGFGLLGLVLERNRIPLAPFVIGFVLGPIAEENLSAGLMSSQGNWLPIVTRPISLLFVVISALLLFVPLVRQFRKKRVSKNETLEENTAEEASSILSSETGNENGEHASHAVWSRFGIPVWHMTAVLAIIGMLVFLYSGFFTNQQGLTQFPQRPIQAVVPFSAGGGTDLFARIIQKSITEDQLLEQPFVIINQPGGSGTIGSRYVKQARADGYKILCNHEGIITSKYSGKVNFGPEAFEPIAQTGEINLVVAVQKNAPYKNLAELLHDAEKHPGEVQFGTNFGALAHFAAKKIEQASGGEYFNYVQSGDGQKRYTMLIGGHIDATIFSLAEFLSYQGDGQIRALAVLSDKRQSVLPDVATASEQQIDAVVGNSFYWWAPEGTPQERIDLLADVLEQTMQSDSVQNSLQSLSIEPVFYRGEKLDENISQSEKKFSELVSGSTVRLPDFPFYIILATLFLMSIIVVQGIFLRQSPSSISHSSSKPRIWLAVCCFALLCCYVLVLEQGWLNYWLATALMIAVTGGTMAKWKPSYLPVLIELALLTGLGTEIVFTSVFSVVLP from the coding sequence ATGGATGCGATTCAAAACACAATTGTTCAATTATCTTCACCTCTCAGCCTGACGTTGATTGTAGTGGGAACATCGCTTGGTATTTTCGTAGGGGCGATTCCCGGGTTAACCGGAGCCATGTTGATCGCTCTCACGTTGCCGTTGACGTTCACGCTTGATCCTCAACTGGCGATGACATTGTTAGTGAGTATGTATGTGGGATCAATCAGTGGTGGCTTGATAACCGGTACACTCTTGCGCATGCCCGGCACACCCGCTTCTGTGATGACCACCCTGGATGGTTACCCCATGTCGCAACAGGGACAGCCCGGCCGTGCGCTGGGGTTGGGAATTTATGCTTCCCTGGTGGGGGGGGTAATTTCCTGTGCGTTTTTGGTCTCCTTGTCTGCACCGATTGCCCGCTGGTCAACACAACTGGGGCCTTTCGAGTATTTCTCTCTGGTATTGATGGCTCTGGTGTTGATCGCGACCATTGATGGCGCATCGCTGACGCGATCACTCTTGTCGGGAACATTGGGAATATTGGCTGCCATGCCGGGGATTTCTGCAGCCACTGGTGAGGTACGACTCACATTCGGGTTCACTCCTCTCAATGCTGGTTTCAAGTTGTTGCCCGTTTTAATAGGATTGTTTGCGATCAATCAGGTGCTGCGCGATATTGCGAATATTGATCAAAAGGTTCCGCGCGTCTCAGTAACACACAGGGGGCTGTGGCTGACATTCGCAGATTGGAAAAATCAATGGTTGAATATGATGAGGTCTTCTCTGATTGGGACCTTTATTGGCATTCTTCCCGGCATTGGTGCCAACATCGGCTCGATCGCCGCTTATTCCGCCGCCAGAAACAGTTCTAAGACTCCGGAACAATTCGGTTCCGGTTCTGCTGAGGGAATTATTGCTTCCGAAGCAGCCAATAATGCAACTGTCGGCGGAGCCTTGATTCCACTCGTGGCGATGGGCATCCCCGGCAGTGTAATCGATGCTATTTTGCTCGGCGCATTAGTTCTACATGGATTGCAACCGGGGCCGCGATTATTCAGCGACCATCCCGAACTCGTGCATACGATTATGGGAACCTATTTTCTGGCAAACCTGGTCATGTTTGCGGTGATGATTGCATCCGTCGGTTTCCTGGCAAAACTGGTGCGGTTCCCACGCCCTTATTTGTTGCCCATTATTCTCACCTTTTGCATTGCCGGAGCATTTGCACTGTCGAACCGCATGTTTGATGTCTGGGTGATGCTTGGTTTCGGGCTGTTGGGACTGGTATTAGAGCGAAACCGCATCCCATTGGCCCCCTTTGTCATTGGTTTTGTCTTAGGTCCGATTGCGGAAGAAAATCTGTCCGCCGGGTTAATGTCATCGCAGGGGAACTGGTTACCGATCGTCACCCGGCCCATTTCTTTACTCTTTGTCGTCATCTCTGCCTTATTGCTGTTTGTGCCGCTCGTGCGTCAGTTCCGCAAAAAACGGGTCAGCAAAAACGAGACCTTAGAAGAGAATACTGCTGAAGAGGCGAGTAGCATCCTTTCGTCAGAAACAGGGAATGAGAATGGGGAGCATGCTTCTCACGCAGTCTGGAGTCGATTTGGTATACCAGTCTGGCATATGACTGCGGTACTGGCGATTATCGGCATGCTCGTCTTTCTGTATTCCGGCTTCTTTACGAATCAACAGGGGCTGACACAATTTCCACAACGCCCCATTCAGGCTGTCGTGCCGTTTTCTGCAGGAGGTGGCACGGACCTGTTTGCCAGAATCATTCAAAAGTCAATCACCGAGGACCAGCTGCTGGAACAACCATTCGTCATCATCAATCAGCCGGGGGGCAGTGGAACGATTGGGAGCCGCTATGTCAAACAGGCGCGGGCTGATGGGTACAAAATACTCTGTAATCATGAAGGGATTATTACCTCGAAATACTCCGGAAAAGTGAACTTTGGGCCGGAGGCTTTCGAGCCGATTGCCCAGACGGGAGAGATCAATCTGGTGGTTGCCGTGCAGAAAAATGCCCCGTACAAAAATCTGGCTGAGCTGTTGCATGATGCTGAGAAGCATCCGGGTGAAGTTCAATTTGGTACCAATTTCGGGGCCCTCGCCCATTTCGCTGCCAAAAAAATAGAACAGGCATCGGGTGGCGAATATTTTAATTACGTGCAATCGGGAGATGGCCAGAAGCGATACACCATGCTGATTGGTGGCCATATCGATGCCACCATATTTTCGCTGGCAGAATTTCTGTCCTATCAGGGAGACGGGCAGATTCGCGCTTTGGCAGTCTTGTCTGACAAAAGGCAATCCGTCCTGCCGGACGTTGCAACGGCGAGCGAACAACAGATCGATGCCGTGGTGGGTAACTCGTTTTACTGGTGGGCACCTGAAGGAACTCCACAGGAGCGAATTGATCTGCTGGCAGATGTACTGGAACAGACGATGCAATCTGATTCGGTGCAGAACAGTTTGCAGTCGTTGTCGATTGAGCCAGTGTTTTATCGCGGCGAGAAACTAGATGAGAACATCAGCCAGAGTGAGAAGAAATTCAGCGAACTGGTTTCCGGCTCAACAGTTCGACTGCCTGATTTTCCTTTCTATATTATTCTGGCGACGCTGTTTTTGATGAGCATCATCGTTGTACAGGGAATCTTTCTCCGCCAATCACCGTCATCGATTAGTCACTCAAGCAGCAAGCCGCGCATCTGGCTGGCCGTTTGTTGTTTTGCACTGCTTTGCTGTTATGTACTGGTGTTAGAACAGGGCTGGCTCAATTACTGGTTGGCGACGGCATTGATGATTGCAGTCACGGGAGGAACTATGGCAAAATGGAAACCGAGCTATTTGCCAGTTCTTATCGAACTTGCTTTGTTGACTGGTCTGGGGACAGAAATTGTGTTCACATCAGTGTTTTCTGTTGTACTACCGTAA
- a CDS encoding sulfatase family protein has translation MTRPNILWYCTDQQRFDTIGALGNAYVKTPVVDSLVAEGVAFTHTYCQSPICTPSRASFMSGLYPSRLHNTRNGNDTFPDWPPLISKLIAESGYLCGLIGKFHLVSAGHRAEPRLDDGFTLWQHSHAPRDDWPAGTHDYADWVRAQGKSLDDMRNSKENVDPEYHQTKWASDRAIEFIEQDHQQPWLLNINVYDPHPPFTPPEKYAQLFDPTAMPGPHFEQSDKATQELLSRVDFQPVTMSTEISELKKVQALYYAMIAQIDDQFARILSVLESTGQRDNTVIIFTSDHGETLGDHGLVQKGCRFYEGLIRVPLIFSWPGHFVANQRATGLVELLDLSATLLDLTGVPIPDYHQGQSLLPVLTGEQTGAHIRESVRCEYFDALDPFFTGGEGSFATMYRDDRYKLSLYHDKNLGELYDLQTDPWEHNNLWDDPAHQAVKHELILASFNSHVVLTTDVGSRRIAPM, from the coding sequence ATGACTCGCCCTAATATTTTATGGTATTGCACCGACCAGCAACGGTTTGACACGATTGGTGCACTGGGGAACGCGTATGTGAAAACACCCGTGGTTGATTCACTCGTGGCAGAGGGGGTGGCCTTTACACACACGTATTGCCAAAGCCCCATCTGTACGCCCAGCAGGGCAAGTTTTATGAGCGGCTTGTATCCCTCGCGCTTACATAATACCAGAAATGGCAACGATACCTTTCCTGACTGGCCACCCCTGATCAGCAAGTTAATCGCCGAGAGTGGTTACCTGTGCGGGTTGATTGGAAAATTTCATTTAGTGAGCGCCGGCCATCGCGCCGAGCCTCGCCTGGATGATGGGTTCACACTCTGGCAGCACAGCCATGCTCCGCGTGATGACTGGCCTGCAGGCACACACGATTATGCCGACTGGGTGCGTGCTCAAGGCAAAAGCCTGGATGACATGCGGAACAGCAAAGAGAATGTGGACCCCGAATACCATCAGACAAAGTGGGCCTCTGATCGGGCGATCGAATTTATCGAACAGGATCATCAACAACCCTGGTTGCTGAATATCAATGTCTATGACCCACACCCCCCGTTTACGCCTCCTGAAAAATATGCGCAGCTGTTCGACCCGACCGCGATGCCCGGCCCCCATTTTGAGCAGTCTGACAAGGCGACCCAGGAACTCCTTTCCCGCGTTGATTTTCAGCCAGTCACGATGTCTACGGAAATCAGTGAGCTGAAAAAAGTTCAGGCACTTTATTACGCCATGATTGCTCAAATCGACGATCAGTTTGCGCGGATCCTGAGCGTATTGGAATCAACAGGACAGCGAGACAATACGGTCATCATTTTCACTTCAGACCATGGGGAGACGTTGGGAGATCATGGGCTGGTACAAAAGGGATGTCGTTTTTATGAAGGCTTGATCCGGGTCCCATTGATTTTCTCCTGGCCGGGACACTTTGTGGCCAACCAGCGGGCCACCGGGCTTGTGGAATTACTCGATCTTTCTGCCACATTACTCGATTTAACGGGTGTTCCCATCCCTGACTATCATCAGGGGCAGAGCCTGCTCCCTGTACTCACGGGCGAACAGACGGGCGCACACATTCGTGAGAGTGTTCGCTGTGAATATTTTGATGCACTCGATCCGTTTTTCACGGGCGGGGAGGGCAGTTTTGCGACCATGTATCGCGACGATCGCTATAAATTATCTCTGTATCACGACAAGAATCTGGGCGAGCTTTACGATTTACAAACCGACCCCTGGGAACACAACAACCTCTGGGACGACCCGGCACATCAGGCTGTCAAACATGAGTTAATATTAGCGAGCTTTAACAGCCATGTCGTCTTAACAACCGATGTGGGCTCCAGGCGGATCGCCCCGATGTGA
- a CDS encoding HD domain-containing phosphohydrolase, with the protein MKQALVIDDDSLARLAIQNTLLEGGYEVLTAGNGQEGLELLSQNHAQLVICDWEMPVMNGIEFCKAVRNSNLNRYIYVIMLTSNNQSEDIISGLHAGADDYVTKPFHPGELLMRANVGQRIIGLESREMTIFALAKLAESRDPETGAHLERVRSYCRVLALQLQKQPRYQNLVDDNFINLVYETSPLHDIGKVAIPDSVLLKPGRLTDSEYELMKTHTLKGAETLAAAVKQFPNARFLQMAHDIALHHHERFDGDGYPYGLAGEAIPLESRIVAVADVYDALTSKRVYKESYSHEMAAEIIQNESGSHFDPEIVAAFLEVEDEFIQIRKNNADCENEEEEARKRCVTAEKRLLLSHGALA; encoded by the coding sequence ATGAAGCAAGCATTAGTAATCGACGACGATTCCCTGGCCCGCCTGGCCATTCAAAACACGCTGCTGGAAGGTGGCTACGAGGTGCTTACAGCCGGCAACGGCCAGGAGGGGCTGGAGTTGCTCAGTCAGAACCATGCCCAACTGGTGATCTGTGACTGGGAAATGCCGGTCATGAACGGGATCGAATTCTGTAAGGCCGTCCGAAACAGCAATCTCAACCGTTACATCTATGTGATCATGCTGACTTCCAATAACCAGTCGGAAGATATCATCAGCGGGTTACACGCAGGCGCCGATGACTACGTGACGAAGCCGTTTCATCCGGGAGAGCTCCTGATGCGGGCAAATGTGGGGCAGCGGATTATTGGGCTGGAAAGTCGTGAAATGACGATCTTCGCCCTGGCCAAGCTGGCCGAGTCGCGCGATCCGGAAACGGGTGCGCACCTGGAGCGGGTTCGTTCCTACTGTCGGGTACTGGCCCTGCAGTTGCAGAAACAGCCCCGTTATCAGAACCTGGTGGATGACAACTTCATCAACCTGGTCTATGAGACCAGTCCGCTGCATGACATCGGCAAAGTTGCGATCCCCGACAGCGTGCTGTTGAAGCCGGGACGCTTGACGGACAGTGAATACGAACTGATGAAGACACATACGCTGAAGGGTGCGGAAACCTTAGCGGCTGCAGTGAAGCAGTTTCCGAATGCCCGTTTCCTGCAGATGGCGCATGACATTGCGCTGCATCATCACGAACGGTTTGACGGCGATGGTTATCCATATGGGCTGGCCGGGGAAGCGATTCCGCTGGAAAGTCGGATTGTCGCCGTGGCGGATGTGTATGACGCGCTGACTTCCAAGCGGGTCTACAAAGAGTCTTATTCCCATGAAATGGCTGCAGAAATCATTCAGAACGAATCCGGCAGTCATTTCGATCCGGAGATCGTCGCCGCCTTTCTGGAAGTGGAAGACGAGTTCATCCAGATCCGAAAAAATAATGCCGACTGCGAGAACGAGGAAGAAGAAGCCCGCAAACGTTGCGTCACCGCCGAAAAACGGTTGTTACTCTCGCACGGTGCCCTGGCATAG
- a CDS encoding PAS domain S-box protein, producing MCAPLAAEEACPSCAPGHCATSLDENAFQAEGPFVFFSKLFDTSDFPQRWYCGTWSSDNGWLHIISDIGIFGAYFAIPVILLYYMLQRKDLPFPKVIWLFAAFILFCGLGHLIEAGIFWWPVYRFSGLIKACTAVVSWITVVALISLIPAALNLPSAALLAKELQKNKDRLEFALDSGQIGIWEWDLKHNTIYGDQRTQDIFEVYGTEQEFRFQDFLNLLHPDDRKGIDDQIEDCITSGCPFNSKFRIIHADGSMHYIHAEGRVTYGEDGAPEQFIGVCHDFTESKIQENALLESEQNFRSTFEQIAIGIALVAPDGSWLRVNNGLCEIVGYDSDELLKLTFQDITHPDDLTADLYNVEQLLAGKIDSYSMEKRYLRKDGSEVWVNLTVCLVRHHTGEPKHFISVVENIQERKDAAEELKKYHDQVEKLSLVASKTQHSVIISDAQGRIEWVNSAFSELTGYELAEIEGKKPGEILQGPHTDPATAAVIRNHLQQQKSIAVEIINYDRRQREYWVELKIDPVFDDAGTLINFIATQVDITARKQSELALRKATGQFERLLTADILGIMTCRLDGRIEQINDELLRILGYSYEDAIDNQLNWQELTPPEWAPMDLAAIEELSQTGHAKPFEKEYLRKDGTRIPVVIGVTMLDEADDLCLCFVLDVTSQKATEESLKIAKQTAEEASRAKSEFLANMSHELRTPLNGIIGMTELLGLTKLDQRQHQFVDACRTSGESLLYLINDILDFSKIEAGKLELDQQAFDLEKLMIDTVSTMAWRAAEKGLELPYYVEPATRRMLNGDSNRLRQVLVNLIGNAVKFTEAGEVVVRVESVSMTQDQLKARFSISDTGIGISEEKIGRLFQSFSQADTSTTRNYGGTGLGLAISKEIVELMGGTIGIESEPGTGSTFWFEIPFQVVSDRTETSPQTSSLEGKRALIAEENQTWRQILCEYALELKLDAVAVSTFAEVQEAIEAGTQNNVAYDLLLVNSELAGPDELKLWNSSREDLPHTVLLLNSLEDQLDSEQKREVDATICKPLHRRQLLSVIEGVLNGREEHGGLKTVESIEEYTTSEQPRLPAAHVLIAEDQSINQMYMEELLKALGCTCETALNGLETIEAVKRSQFDLILMDCQMPEMDGFEASRQIRQLEADGILSGHIPIVALTANAVKGDREVCLQAGMDDYLSKPVQTNQIREVFARLLEQQADPSDSSRADCDQSEQSRAESPIDSQQLWERCFKNLDFANSLLNELEAVGPDRITEIQENADQQNLTGIADAAHALKGTAGILCASPLYDLSLQVEKASQNESYTDDLNELIKQVVAEMQECLDSLPKLREEFQTINENAK from the coding sequence ATGTGCGCGCCGCTTGCGGCCGAAGAAGCCTGCCCATCCTGCGCTCCCGGACATTGTGCAACTTCCCTGGATGAGAACGCATTCCAGGCTGAGGGGCCCTTCGTCTTTTTCTCGAAGCTGTTCGACACCAGTGATTTCCCACAGCGCTGGTATTGCGGAACCTGGTCATCGGATAACGGCTGGTTACACATTATCTCGGATATCGGCATTTTCGGGGCCTATTTCGCGATTCCTGTCATCCTGCTGTACTACATGTTACAGCGGAAGGACCTGCCTTTTCCCAAAGTAATCTGGTTGTTTGCCGCGTTTATTCTGTTTTGTGGCCTGGGACACCTGATTGAAGCCGGTATCTTCTGGTGGCCCGTGTATCGCTTTTCCGGTCTGATCAAAGCGTGTACGGCGGTAGTCTCCTGGATTACTGTAGTGGCGTTGATCAGTCTGATTCCAGCAGCATTGAACCTGCCTTCAGCTGCGCTGCTGGCGAAAGAACTGCAGAAAAATAAAGATCGTCTCGAATTCGCCCTGGATTCGGGGCAGATCGGCATCTGGGAATGGGACCTCAAACACAATACAATTTATGGTGATCAACGAACACAAGATATATTCGAGGTCTACGGGACAGAGCAGGAGTTCCGGTTTCAAGATTTCCTGAACCTGCTGCATCCCGATGATCGCAAGGGAATTGATGATCAGATCGAAGACTGCATTACCTCCGGGTGCCCGTTCAATTCGAAGTTTCGGATCATCCATGCTGACGGCAGCATGCACTACATACACGCGGAAGGCAGAGTAACTTATGGAGAAGACGGCGCACCCGAGCAATTCATCGGAGTCTGCCACGATTTCACGGAGAGTAAAATTCAGGAGAATGCTCTCCTGGAAAGCGAACAGAATTTCCGCAGTACGTTCGAGCAGATTGCCATCGGCATTGCGCTGGTCGCCCCTGATGGCAGCTGGTTGCGAGTCAATAACGGGCTGTGTGAGATTGTCGGTTACGACAGTGATGAACTGTTGAAGCTGACGTTCCAGGATATTACGCACCCGGACGATCTGACAGCCGACCTGTATAACGTTGAACAACTGTTAGCAGGCAAAATCGACTCCTACTCAATGGAAAAGCGGTATCTCCGCAAAGACGGCTCCGAGGTCTGGGTTAACCTGACGGTCTGCCTGGTTCGACATCACACGGGAGAACCCAAGCACTTCATCTCTGTTGTCGAAAATATTCAGGAACGCAAAGACGCAGCCGAGGAACTGAAAAAGTATCACGATCAGGTCGAAAAACTGTCACTGGTTGCCAGCAAGACACAGCACTCGGTGATTATTTCCGATGCGCAGGGTCGAATTGAATGGGTGAACAGCGCATTCAGCGAGTTGACTGGTTATGAACTGGCTGAAATCGAAGGCAAAAAGCCGGGCGAGATCTTACAGGGACCGCATACAGACCCGGCGACGGCGGCTGTGATTCGTAACCACCTGCAACAGCAGAAAAGTATCGCAGTTGAGATCATTAATTACGATCGTCGGCAGCGGGAATACTGGGTGGAACTCAAAATCGATCCCGTATTCGATGACGCGGGAACTTTAATCAACTTCATCGCGACACAGGTTGATATCACCGCGCGTAAGCAGTCGGAGCTGGCCTTACGCAAGGCCACCGGTCAGTTCGAACGGTTACTGACTGCTGACATTCTGGGAATCATGACCTGCCGGCTGGATGGCCGAATCGAGCAGATCAACGATGAACTGCTGCGCATTCTGGGCTACAGCTATGAAGATGCCATCGACAACCAACTCAACTGGCAAGAGTTAACGCCGCCCGAGTGGGCACCAATGGACCTGGCCGCGATTGAAGAACTGAGCCAGACGGGACACGCCAAACCGTTCGAGAAAGAGTATCTCCGCAAGGACGGAACACGAATTCCGGTGGTGATTGGCGTGACCATGCTGGACGAAGCGGACGACCTCTGTCTCTGTTTCGTGCTGGATGTCACTTCGCAAAAGGCGACCGAAGAAAGTTTGAAAATTGCCAAGCAGACTGCCGAGGAGGCGAGTCGGGCGAAGAGTGAATTTCTGGCGAACATGAGCCATGAACTCCGCACGCCTTTGAATGGCATCATTGGCATGACAGAGCTGCTGGGCCTGACGAAACTCGATCAAAGACAACACCAGTTTGTGGACGCCTGTCGCACCAGTGGGGAATCACTGCTGTATCTGATCAACGATATCCTCGACTTTTCCAAGATTGAAGCCGGGAAGCTGGAACTGGACCAGCAGGCCTTTGACCTCGAAAAGCTGATGATTGATACCGTATCGACCATGGCCTGGCGGGCCGCGGAAAAAGGACTCGAATTACCCTATTATGTCGAGCCCGCTACACGGCGCATGCTAAACGGCGACAGCAACCGCCTGCGTCAGGTTCTAGTAAACCTTATTGGAAATGCGGTCAAGTTTACCGAAGCGGGTGAAGTTGTGGTACGTGTCGAATCGGTCAGTATGACTCAGGATCAGCTCAAGGCGCGATTCTCGATTTCTGATACCGGAATCGGTATTTCAGAAGAGAAAATCGGCCGCCTGTTTCAGTCGTTTTCGCAGGCAGATACCTCGACGACGCGAAACTATGGGGGCACCGGTCTGGGGCTGGCGATCTCGAAAGAAATTGTGGAGCTGATGGGTGGAACCATCGGTATCGAAAGCGAACCTGGCACCGGCTCGACATTCTGGTTTGAGATTCCCTTCCAGGTCGTTTCAGATAGGACAGAGACATCACCCCAGACTTCCAGTCTGGAGGGTAAACGGGCTCTGATTGCGGAAGAGAATCAGACCTGGAGACAGATTCTATGTGAGTACGCGTTGGAGTTAAAGCTCGATGCAGTGGCAGTCAGTACGTTCGCTGAAGTGCAAGAAGCGATCGAAGCCGGGACACAGAACAACGTTGCCTATGATCTGCTGCTGGTGAACTCAGAGTTGGCCGGACCTGATGAGCTGAAGTTATGGAACAGTTCCCGGGAGGACCTGCCTCACACCGTGTTGTTACTCAATTCACTGGAAGACCAACTGGATTCAGAACAGAAGCGTGAAGTCGATGCGACGATCTGCAAACCACTGCATCGTCGTCAGTTGTTGAGCGTGATCGAAGGTGTATTGAACGGCCGAGAAGAGCACGGTGGCCTGAAAACAGTGGAGTCTATCGAGGAATATACGACATCGGAGCAGCCCCGACTACCAGCGGCCCATGTACTGATTGCAGAAGATCAGAGCATCAACCAGATGTATATGGAAGAGTTGCTCAAAGCGCTGGGCTGCACTTGTGAAACGGCTCTGAACGGTCTCGAAACCATTGAAGCGGTCAAACGAAGTCAGTTTGACCTGATTCTGATGGATTGTCAGATGCCGGAGATGGATGGTTTTGAAGCTTCGCGGCAAATCCGTCAACTGGAAGCAGACGGTATTTTAAGTGGTCACATCCCCATTGTGGCGTTGACCGCGAATGCGGTGAAAGGGGATCGCGAAGTCTGTCTGCAGGCCGGGATGGATGATTATCTCAGTAAGCCGGTTCAGACAAATCAGATTCGAGAAGTGTTCGCCCGACTGCTGGAACAGCAGGCAGATCCTTCTGACTCGTCTCGCGCGGATTGTGATCAGAGCGAGCAGAGCCGTGCCGAGTCGCCGATAGACAGTCAGCAGCTCTGGGAACGCTGTTTTAAAAACCTGGATTTTGCCAATTCATTGCTGAATGAACTTGAGGCCGTCGGCCCCGACCGCATCACTGAGATTCAAGAGAATGCCGATCAGCAGAATCTGACGGGAATCGCGGATGCGGCGCATGCGTTAAAGGGAACAGCCGGGATTCTGTGTGCCTCTCCGTTATATGACCTTTCGCTCCAGGTCGAGAAGGCCAGTCAGAATGAGTCATACACAGATGATCTTAACGAGCTGATCAAGCAGGTGGTTGCAGAAATGCAGGAGTGCCTGGACAGCCTGCCTAAACTACGAGAAGAATTTCAAACGATCAACGAGAACGCGAAATGA
- a CDS encoding DUF1559 family PulG-like putative transporter, giving the protein MKCNYRSTRTVVTPRQVKSFRARRGYTIIELLTVTAVISMLIALLFPALQSARSSARRVQCLNNMRNVSLGLLQATDSANRFPACGYYGDGTPGTVGSFRSWVVDILPYIDQASLYNEWDFDEHYLKTTNGPLGDTYIPVLICPDDISEVPGQGNLTYVVNSGVGFSALIGGVHDCPIGPLSGKLDLNGNGITCNSSTKGDGTPSDRELFFQMGLFFNETWKGTIRAERHHTMASITDGTSNTLLISENIRTGYNPQDPLSNWASPNPYLTSFYIGTPCKGGHCAAGNVDYNLANSGESAINAGIQKSEGQSPFPSSLHQGGVHAGFCDGHIQFLSEKIDGKIYAAMASPQGQALENTLLAQ; this is encoded by the coding sequence ATGAAGTGTAATTATCGAAGTACTCGAACTGTTGTCACACCCCGGCAGGTGAAGTCATTTCGCGCCCGGAGAGGCTATACCATCATTGAACTCCTGACAGTCACCGCAGTAATCAGTATGCTGATTGCCCTGTTATTTCCTGCCCTGCAGTCGGCCCGGAGTTCGGCGCGGCGGGTCCAGTGTTTAAACAACATGCGGAATGTGAGCCTGGGCCTGTTACAGGCGACAGACAGTGCCAACCGGTTTCCCGCCTGTGGCTACTATGGGGACGGGACTCCGGGCACCGTGGGTTCTTTCCGCAGCTGGGTAGTGGATATTCTGCCTTACATCGATCAGGCAAGCCTGTATAACGAGTGGGACTTTGATGAACATTACCTGAAGACCACCAATGGTCCTCTGGGAGATACGTATATTCCGGTACTGATCTGCCCGGATGACATCAGTGAAGTTCCCGGACAGGGGAACCTGACGTATGTCGTGAACAGCGGCGTGGGATTTTCAGCCCTGATCGGCGGTGTGCATGATTGTCCGATTGGCCCGCTGAGCGGAAAGCTGGATCTGAACGGGAACGGGATCACCTGTAATTCCTCAACGAAAGGGGACGGCACGCCCTCCGACCGAGAACTGTTCTTTCAGATGGGACTGTTTTTCAATGAAACGTGGAAGGGTACAATTCGCGCGGAGCGGCATCACACGATGGCCAGCATCACCGATGGGACATCCAACACGCTGTTGATCTCAGAAAATATTCGCACCGGTTACAATCCGCAAGACCCCTTGTCCAACTGGGCTTCTCCGAACCCTTACCTGACCAGCTTTTATATTGGAACTCCCTGCAAGGGGGGACACTGCGCTGCAGGCAACGTCGATTACAATCTGGCAAACTCCGGAGAGAGTGCGATCAACGCGGGGATTCAGAAGTCGGAAGGGCAATCTCCCTTTCCCAGCTCACTGCATCAAGGAGGCGTGCATGCTGGTTTTTGTGATGGACATATCCAGTTTCTCTCCGAGAAGATTGACGGGAAAATTTACGCTGCCATGGCCAGCCCCCAGGGGCAGGCACTCGAGAACACACTGCTGGCCCAATAG